In Deltaproteobacteria bacterium, the genomic stretch AAGCCACCGCCGCCCAAGGCGGCGGTGCGCCCCTTCGTCGGCTGGACGAATCAGATGATCACGCTCTTCGACAGCCGCCTGGTGCCGGGCCAGTTCTACTCGGTCGAGTTCCTGGCGGCGGACGGGACCTCGGATTGGAGCCGCGGCAAGGTGAGGTCGAAGCGCGACCTGGCCGACGGCCAGTACCGCGCGCAGCTCCGGGTCTCGGTCGGGGCAGTGTCCCTCGGACCGTGCCAGATCAACGTGTACGGCATGCCCAACGGCGGGTCGACGAACGTCACGACGTTCCTCTACGGTCTCGGCGACGACCAGTTCACGGTGACGGCGTCCCCGATCGCGCTACGCGACATCGACGAGACCGTGAGCCAGGGCGGCTACCAGGCCGGCGTCGGGCGGGACGGCTCGGTGTACATTCCCGTGGACGTCACCGGCGTCAGCGCGGCGACCACCTTCACCGGCACCGGGCTCGGCTTTCCGCTCGCCTTCGGCTCGTCCAACGTCGCCATGTACAACGATCAGGGCTTCCTGATGCAGCTGCTCGACCCGAACGTGCCGGGCCTCTTCCAGATCTCGGCCGGGGACGCGCTCACGAGCAACACGCTCTCGTACTGGCGGCACGAGTTCGCCACGTACAAGCAGGCGCACCGTCAGGTGGACGCCTACTACACCGACAACGATCCCAACTGGCACGCGGACGGCACCCGTCACGTCAACCACAACCTGATCGTGGTCGCCATTCGCGGCAAGCTGGCCGACGGTACGGCGCCGATGCCCGGCGCGACCCCGCCGTTCCAGCTCGTCGTCACCTCCACGCCGGCCGAATAGCGGTCGACCCGGCCCGCGCGGAGCTCATCCCCCATCCGGCGGCGGATGCACCCGGTGCTCCGCCGCCGTTTTTTCGAGCGCGCGCGCGATGCGCAGCGCGAGCCCGTCGCGGCCGGCCGCCGCGACGATCTGCACGCCGAGCGGCAGGCCCCCGCTCGTGCCCGCCGGGAGCGCGACCGCCGGCAGGCCGGTCAGGTTCGCGGCGCCGGTATACGCCGCGCAGAAGCCGGCAAGCCGCGTCTCGTCGTCCGTCTCGATGCGCGGCGCCGTGAACGGGACGGCCGGCAGCACCAGCGCATCGACCTCGGCGAACGCCGCGGCATAATCGCGGCAGACGAGCTGCCGCTCGCGCTGCGCGGACACCCAGCCCGCGGCGTCGAGCACGGGTGTCATCTCGCGCATGCGGGCGACCTGCGGGCTCAGGCGCCGCGGCCGGTCGCCGAGCCGCGCCTCGAGCGCCACCTCGCCTTCGATGGCGAACATCGCCATCACGACCGGCAGCACGAGCTCGTGGTGTGGCATCGGCACCTCGACGACGCGCGCGCCGAGGGCTCGGAGCCTCCCGAGCGTCGCCTCGATGGTGGTGCGGACCGCGGGCGCCGGGTGCGGGCGGAAGACGTCCGGGCTCGTGCCGAGGCAGAGGCCGTCGACGCCGGCCTCGAGGTCCTCGAGGAGGTCCGGCACCGGGCCGGGCCGCGAGTAGGCGTAGGCCGGGTCGAAGCCCGCCAGCGCCTGCGCCACGATGGCCGCGTCACGGACGGTCCGCGCGAGCGGCCCCGGCACCGAGAAGGAGGAGTCGCCGCCCCCCGTGTGGCCGCGGTTGCTGATCAGGCCGAGCGTCGGCTTGAGGCCGACGACGCCGCAGAACGCGGCGGGGACGCGGATGGACCCTCCGCCGTCGGTCCCCACGTGCAGCGGTCCGAGCAGCGCCGCCGTCGCGGCGGCTGCGCCGCCGCTCGACCCACCCGGGACGTGGTCGAGGTTCCACGGGTTGCGCGTCGGGCCGAAGAAGTAGTTGTTGGTCGTGACCCCGCGGCCGAATTCGTGCGTCGCCGTCTTCCCGACGATGATCGCGCCTGCGGCGCGCAGGCGCTCGGGGACGGCGCCGTCGGCCGCCGGCACGTGATCGCGGAACATGCCCGACCCGTAGGTCGTGCGGAGCCCCGCCGTGTCGATCAGGTCCTTCACGCCGGCGGGAATGCCGTGCAGCGGGCCGCGATACCGGCCGGCGGCGATCTCGTGCTCGGCGGCGCGCGCCGCGGCGCGCGCCTCGTCGACCGGGACGAGCGTGGTGAAGGCGTTCAGCCGCGGGTCGACCGCCGCGATGCGCGCGAGCACCGCGTCCAGCAGCTCCACGGGAGAGACCTCCCGCCGCTGTATGAGAGCGGCGGCCTCGGCGAGCGACAGACGGACGAGCGCGGGATCGACCACCCGGGTTCTCTATCACGCCCGCCGCGCGGAGACACGGCGCGTCAAGCCCCTGGCCCCGGCCAGATGCGCGGGGCAATATGGCGGGGTGGCCGAGCGCGGCTTCATCCTGACGCCCACCTACCGCGTCGTCGGCGGCCGTCCCGAGGTCCACCTGTACGGCGTCCTCGAGGGCGGCGAGCCGGCGCTGATCGTCGACGACCGCCAGGCGCCCTACTTCTTCATTCGCGCGGCCGACGCGGGCCCGGCGGCGGGCCTCGCGGGAGGCGCGCGCATCGTTCCAGCCGACCTCGTCACCTTCGCCGGGGAGCCCGTGGCGCGCATCGAGATCGCGCGGCCGGCCGACGTGCCGCCGCTGCGCGCCCGTCTCGGCGACGCCGGCATCGAGTGCTTCGAGGCCGACCTGCGCTTCGCCTACCGCTACCTGATCGACCGCGGCGTGAAGGGTGGATTCCGGGTCGAGGGGCCGTTCGAGCGCCGCTCCGGCGTGGGGCGCGTCTACCGCAACCCCCGGCTCGAGCCCGCCGACTTCGCCCCGCGCCTGCGGGTGCTCTCCCTCGACATCGAGACGAGCCTCGACGCGAGCCGGCTCTACTCGATCGCGCTCGCGGGCGCGGGCGGCGAGCGCGTGCTGCTGATCGGGCGATCACCGGTCGCGGGAGCCGACGTCTTCCCCGACGAGCGCGCCCTCCTCGCCGAGTTCCTCGCCCACGTCCGCCGCGTCGACCCCGATGTGCTGACGGGATGGAACGTGTGCGAGTTCGACCTGGCGGTGCTCCTGCGGCGCTGCCGGCGCTACGGGCTCCGCTGCGCGCTCGGCCGCACCGAGGACGAGGTCGAGATCCGCCGCGACCAGAACTTCACGCGCGAGCCGCGCGCCATCCTGTGCGGGCGCCAGGTGCTCGACGGGCTGGCGCTCATGCGGAGCGCCTTCCTGCGTCTCGAGGACTATCGCCTGGAGACCGCCGCGCAGGCGCTGCTCGGCCGGGGCAAGCTCTTCGGGCCCGAGGACCGCGGCGCCGACATCGAGAAGGCGTACCGCGAGGACCCGGCGCGTCTCGCCGCCTACAACCTCGAGGACGCGCGCCTCGTGCTCGCCATCCTGGAGAAGACGGCGCTCGTCGAGCTGGCCGTCAAGCGGAGCCTCCTGACCGGCATGCAGGTCGACCGCGTGGGGGCGTCGATCGCCTCGGTCGACTCGCTCTACCTCGGCGAGCTGAGAGCGCGCGGGCGGGTGGCCCCGTCGGTGCGGGCCGCGGCGGAGGGAGACGACGCCGGCATCGTCGGCGGGCTCGTCCTCGACTCGGTGCCGGGCCTCTATCGCAACATCCTCGTCTTCGACTTCAAGAGCCTCTACCCGAGCCTCATCCGGACCTTCAACATCGACCCGCTCACGTTCGTCGCCGACGGTGCCGCCGCGGGCGCGCTCCGCACCCCGGGCGGGGCCGCCTTCCGGCGCGACGAGGCCGGCATCCTGCCGGGGCTCGTCGCGCGCCTGGCCGAGGAGCGGGCGCGCGCGCGCGGCGCCGGCGACGGGGTGGCGGCGCAGGCGATCAAGATCCTCATGAACTCGCTCTTCGGCGTGCTCGGCTCGCCCGCGTCGCGGCTCTTCTCGCCGGCGGTGGCGAACGCCATCACGACGGCCGGCCAGCACGTCATCCGGCTCGCCGCCGCGGCCGTCGCCGAGCGCGGCCAGCGCGTGATCTACGGCGACACCGACTCGCTCTTCGTCGACGCCGGAGAGCCGGACACCGCGCGCGCGGCGGCGCGGGCCGAGGAGCTGCGCGACGGGATCGGCCGGGACGTCGCCGCGGCGCTGACGCGCGACTTCGGCTGCACGAGCCACCTCGAGCTGGAGTTCGAGAAGGTCTACGCCCGCTTCTTCATGCCCGAGATCCGCGGCGGCGCCATGGGCAGCAAGAAGCGCTACGCGGGGCTCGTGGTCGGGCCCGCGGGCGAGACGCTCGAGATCGTCGGGCTCGAGGCCGTGCGGCGCGACTGGAGCGAAGTGGCGCGCCGCTTCCAGCGCGCGCTCCTCGACCTCGTCTTCCACGACCGTCCCGTCGCGGAGTTCATCCGCACCTTCGTCGCGGACCTGCGCGCCGGCCGCTTCGACGCCGAGCTCGCCTACCGGAAGGCGATCCGCAAGCCGCTCGCCGAGTACACGAAGACGACGCCGCCGCACGTGAAGGCGGCGCGCAAGCAGACGGGCGCGACGGGCCGCATCGTCACCTATCTCGTGACGCGCGCCGGGCCCGAGACGGTGGGCGAGACGACCGCACCGCCGGACTACGACCACTACGTCGCCCAGCAGCTCCGGCCGATCGCCGACGCGATCCTGCGCTTCCTCGGCGGCCCGGACTTCGATGCCATCGTCGGCGCGCGCCGCCAGCTCTCGCTGTTCTCGTAGCCCTCAGCCGAGGCGCGCGAGCGCCCGGCGGGCCGCCGCGAGGCCGGCATAGGCCCCGATGTCGAGGACGGCAGCGGGCGCCTCGAGCGTGGACGACGCGAGATAGAGCCCGTCGATGCCCGGGACCTCGAGCCCGTGCCGGACGACCGGCGCCCACGCCCAGCTCATCGACTGCGGCGCCGTGACGTACTGGTAGGCGCTCCACTCGAGGCACGCGTCGAGGTCGGCGTAGAAGCGGCGGAGGTAGGCGATCGCCTCATCGAGCGCCGCGCGCGCTGCCGTCCACGGCTGGCCGGCGGTCGAGCCGCCGCGGAAGAAGCGCGCCATGACGAGGGAGAGGAGGTGCCGGCCGGCCGGGGCGGCGTGCCGGCTGGTGAGCGAGGTGATCTGGTAGCCGCCGCGGTACACCCGCTCGGGCCCCGCCAGCAGGCGGTTCCAGCCGGCATGGTCATCGGGGTGCCCGGTGACGCGCACGGCCGGCAGCCGCCGGAGACCGGCCTGCCAGCCGACGAGGTCGGCGCGATGCGCCTTCAGCCGCCACGCGGCGGCGGCGAGGTCGGGTGGAAAGAGCCGCTCGTCGATCAGGTCGAAGTTCTCCCACACCGGGTAGGTGCTGATCGCGACCGGCGCCCGCACCTCGCGCACCAGGTTCGCGCGGTCGACCGCCACCGCGCCGCGCACGCGGCCGCCGTCGACGACGATCTCGACCGGCTTCCAGCCGAGCGCGATCTCGCCGCCGTGGGTCCGGAGGGCACGCGCCCACGGCTCGATCAGCCCCTGCATGCCGCCCACCTCGCCGTCGTCGGGGATGAAGGCGCCGCCCGCCGCCCGGCGCTGGAGGAACTGCATGAAGCGGCCGGCCGACGCCTCCTCGGGATGGCTGTGGAAGACGACCGCGGCCATGAGGAGGATCGCCTGCCGCACCTCCGCGCTCCGCGTGTGCGCGCCGAGCCAGGCGCCGAGCGTCTCCGGGATCGCGCGCGCCACCTCGTCCGGCTCGGCGGCGGCGAGACGGCCGACGAGCGCCCGGAGCTCCTCCACGCTATCCGCGCCCGGGGAGAGGGCGGCACACGCCATGGCCGCGAGCCCGGCGGCGCTCCAGTCGCCGCCCGTGGTGACGCCGCCGTCGGGCAGGTGGTGGACGCGCAGCGGCGCCGTCACGCGACGGAGCGTGACCTCGACGCCGGCCTCGCGCGCCGCCTCGACGCCGTGGTGCCAGGCGACCTGGCAGTCGCCCACGTCGTGCCCGTCGCGGTGGCCGAAGTCGATCCAGTAGCCGTCGTGCGGGACGCTGCCGCCGCGTCCGCCGACCGTGTCGGCGTGCTCGAGGACGACGACGCGCTTCCCGCGGCGGGCCAGGATGGCGCCCGCGACGAGGCCGCCCAGCGCCGACCCGACGACCACCGCATCGGCCTCGAGCTCGCGCCGCTCCATCGGCGCCGGAGGCTCGCACTCGCCGTCGCGGGCTGTCAACCCAACGTCATGCGGCGCGCGCCGGACGCTCAGACCCCGGATGGCTCGAGAACCAGCCGAACGCCACTCCAGATCTCGGCGAGCCTCGGGCGAGAGAGTCGTCCCGCGACCGACTCGATGTCCAGTCGATCGATGGTGGCGATCTGCGTGACGTTGACGACCGAAATCGCCTTGCGGCTCGTGTGCCGCGTGTGTTAGCGCGGCGCATGGACACCGTGATCTTCGACGTCGCCGAGCGCGTGGCGACCATCACGCTCAACCGCCCCGACCGCCTGAACGCCATGAACCAGCAGATGCGCGACGAGCTCCGCGCGTGCTGGCAGCGCGTCAAGGACGATCCCGACGTCTGGGTCGCGATCGTCACGGGCGCCGGCCGGGCCTTCTCGAGCGGCGCCGACGTGGAGGCGCTGGCGACCGGCGGCTTCGTCAAGCCCGACCGCTGGCGCGAGCTCGCCATCCACGAGGGAATCGCGCTCCTGCCGACGCCGCGCCGCATGCGCGTGCAGAAGCCCGTGATCGCGGCCGTGAACGGT encodes the following:
- a CDS encoding amidase — encoded protein: MVDPALVRLSLAEAAALIQRREVSPVELLDAVLARIAAVDPRLNAFTTLVPVDEARAAARAAEHEIAAGRYRGPLHGIPAGVKDLIDTAGLRTTYGSGMFRDHVPAADGAVPERLRAAGAIIVGKTATHEFGRGVTTNNYFFGPTRNPWNLDHVPGGSSGGAAAATAALLGPLHVGTDGGGSIRVPAAFCGVVGLKPTLGLISNRGHTGGGDSSFSVPGPLARTVRDAAIVAQALAGFDPAYAYSRPGPVPDLLEDLEAGVDGLCLGTSPDVFRPHPAPAVRTTIEATLGRLRALGARVVEVPMPHHELVLPVVMAMFAIEGEVALEARLGDRPRRLSPQVARMREMTPVLDAAGWVSAQRERQLVCRDYAAAFAEVDALVLPAVPFTAPRIETDDETRLAGFCAAYTGAANLTGLPAVALPAGTSGGLPLGVQIVAAAGRDGLALRIARALEKTAAEHRVHPPPDGG
- a CDS encoding DNA polymerase II, which encodes MAERGFILTPTYRVVGGRPEVHLYGVLEGGEPALIVDDRQAPYFFIRAADAGPAAGLAGGARIVPADLVTFAGEPVARIEIARPADVPPLRARLGDAGIECFEADLRFAYRYLIDRGVKGGFRVEGPFERRSGVGRVYRNPRLEPADFAPRLRVLSLDIETSLDASRLYSIALAGAGGERVLLIGRSPVAGADVFPDERALLAEFLAHVRRVDPDVLTGWNVCEFDLAVLLRRCRRYGLRCALGRTEDEVEIRRDQNFTREPRAILCGRQVLDGLALMRSAFLRLEDYRLETAAQALLGRGKLFGPEDRGADIEKAYREDPARLAAYNLEDARLVLAILEKTALVELAVKRSLLTGMQVDRVGASIASVDSLYLGELRARGRVAPSVRAAAEGDDAGIVGGLVLDSVPGLYRNILVFDFKSLYPSLIRTFNIDPLTFVADGAAAGALRTPGGAAFRRDEAGILPGLVARLAEERARARGAGDGVAAQAIKILMNSLFGVLGSPASRLFSPAVANAITTAGQHVIRLAAAAVAERGQRVIYGDTDSLFVDAGEPDTARAAARAEELRDGIGRDVAAALTRDFGCTSHLELEFEKVYARFFMPEIRGGAMGSKKRYAGLVVGPAGETLEIVGLEAVRRDWSEVARRFQRALLDLVFHDRPVAEFIRTFVADLRAGRFDAELAYRKAIRKPLAEYTKTTPPHVKAARKQTGATGRIVTYLVTRAGPETVGETTAPPDYDHYVAQQLRPIADAILRFLGGPDFDAIVGARRQLSLFS
- a CDS encoding NAD(P)/FAD-dependent oxidoreductase, producing MERRELEADAVVVGSALGGLVAGAILARRGKRVVVLEHADTVGGRGGSVPHDGYWIDFGHRDGHDVGDCQVAWHHGVEAAREAGVEVTLRRVTAPLRVHHLPDGGVTTGGDWSAAGLAAMACAALSPGADSVEELRALVGRLAAAEPDEVARAIPETLGAWLGAHTRSAEVRQAILLMAAVVFHSHPEEASAGRFMQFLQRRAAGGAFIPDDGEVGGMQGLIEPWARALRTHGGEIALGWKPVEIVVDGGRVRGAVAVDRANLVREVRAPVAISTYPVWENFDLIDERLFPPDLAAAAWRLKAHRADLVGWQAGLRRLPAVRVTGHPDDHAGWNRLLAGPERVYRGGYQITSLTSRHAAPAGRHLLSLVMARFFRGGSTAGQPWTAARAALDEAIAYLRRFYADLDACLEWSAYQYVTAPQSMSWAWAPVVRHGLEVPGIDGLYLASSTLEAPAAVLDIGAYAGLAAARRALARLG